In Pirellulales bacterium, the following proteins share a genomic window:
- a CDS encoding TolC family protein, with the protein MRVKWCVFVMLIGLVPSLGTAQQAGPPNATQPSQGNFQIAPEGAVAPLPPAGRPEQVPEPLGEPGLSGMTLAQLEEMAARCNPTLVQAAARVQAARGQSLQVGLYPNPVAGYQGSEIGNEGRAGQQGGFIGQEVVTAGKLQLNRAVASQEIRQAEYVWGAQRFRVLTDVRRGFYEVLVAQQSMELSEQLVRLGEQGVKATEELMKAKEVARVDVLQARIEADAAKILLEKAKNRHTAAWRGLTAVVGNPALQPVPLTGNLQEGMVQLGWEETLNRLLAESPQLAAARAGYARAQAVVNRECAGRYPNVGLQAGVQYDNATQDTFASVQVGVPIPIYNRNQGNIYKAQSELTAAQREVERVRLALQQRLASVFEQYSTARQLVEKYHSDMLPNAQESLKLVSAGYRQGEFNYLMMLTAQRTYFQTNIAYLDALRDLRVAGVAIEGNLLGDSLQAVEGVERSPEQK; encoded by the coding sequence ATGAGAGTAAAGTGGTGCGTCTTTGTCATGCTGATTGGGTTAGTGCCCAGTCTTGGCACGGCCCAACAAGCAGGGCCGCCTAATGCGACACAGCCCAGTCAAGGCAACTTTCAAATCGCTCCAGAGGGGGCAGTTGCTCCGTTGCCGCCTGCCGGTCGACCTGAGCAAGTTCCTGAGCCTCTCGGAGAACCAGGGCTATCAGGCATGACCTTGGCCCAATTGGAGGAAATGGCAGCACGATGCAATCCCACCTTGGTCCAGGCTGCAGCCCGTGTGCAAGCGGCACGCGGCCAATCTCTTCAAGTGGGATTGTATCCCAATCCTGTAGCCGGATATCAGGGGAGTGAAATCGGCAACGAGGGACGTGCGGGACAACAGGGCGGATTCATAGGCCAGGAAGTTGTCACTGCGGGAAAACTCCAACTCAATCGGGCCGTTGCCAGTCAGGAGATTCGACAGGCTGAATACGTCTGGGGAGCGCAGCGGTTTCGCGTGCTCACCGACGTGCGGCGAGGCTTTTATGAGGTGCTTGTTGCCCAGCAATCGATGGAACTCAGCGAGCAGTTGGTCCGCCTTGGTGAGCAAGGAGTTAAAGCTACCGAGGAATTGATGAAGGCCAAGGAAGTGGCCCGCGTCGATGTCCTGCAAGCGCGGATCGAAGCCGATGCGGCCAAAATCCTCTTGGAAAAAGCAAAAAACCGGCATACGGCTGCTTGGCGCGGCCTAACGGCCGTCGTCGGCAATCCTGCACTGCAACCCGTGCCGCTTACCGGCAATTTGCAGGAAGGGATGGTTCAACTCGGCTGGGAGGAAACGTTGAACCGGTTACTTGCCGAAAGCCCTCAGCTTGCCGCCGCTCGGGCTGGATACGCTCGTGCCCAAGCAGTCGTAAACCGGGAATGCGCCGGGCGATATCCCAATGTCGGCTTGCAGGCGGGTGTGCAATACGACAATGCAACTCAGGATACGTTTGCCAGCGTTCAAGTCGGCGTACCGATTCCGATTTACAACCGCAATCAGGGAAACATTTATAAGGCGCAGTCGGAACTAACAGCGGCCCAACGTGAGGTGGAGCGGGTGCGACTTGCATTGCAACAGCGGTTAGCGTCGGTGTTTGAACAGTATTCAACCGCCCGTCAACTGGTTGAAAAGTACCACAGCGACATGTTGCCGAATGCCCAGGAATCGCTGAAATTGGTTAGTGCAGGTTACCGGCAGGGGGAGTTTAACTACCTTATGATGCTTACAGCCCAGCGGACCTATTTCCAAACGAACATCGCTTACCTGGATGCCTTACGCGATCTCCGCGTCGCGGGAGTAGCGATTGAAGGGAATCTGTTGGGGGACAGCCTTCAAGCAGTGGAAGGCGTAGAGCGAAGCCCCGAACAAAAATAA
- a CDS encoding DDE-type integrase/transposase/recombinase, giving the protein MILDIFSRYVVGWMLTHRESEHLAERLIRETVMKQGIVREQLTIHSDRGPSMRSQTVAQLLATLGITKSHNIDPKQVYATGMSNGGMMCYRLAAELSDRIAAVAPVAGTMAIEKPIPSGPFR; this is encoded by the coding sequence GTGATCCTCGACATCTTCAGCCGTTACGTGGTAGGCTGGATGCTGACCCATCGCGAGAGCGAACATCTCGCCGAACGGCTGATCCGCGAGACCGTGATGAAACAGGGCATCGTCCGCGAGCAGCTTACCATCCACAGTGATCGGGGACCGTCGATGCGTTCGCAGACCGTGGCTCAACTGCTGGCCACCCTGGGCATCACCAAGTCCCACAACATCGATCCCAAGCAAGTTTATGCCACGGGAATGTCCAACGGCGGGATGATGTGCTATCGTCTTGCCGCCGAACTTTCGGATCGCATCGCCGCTGTTGCCCCGGTCGCCGGCACGATGGCGATTGAAAAGCCAATCCCCAGCGGCCCGTTCCGCTGA
- a CDS encoding discoidin domain-containing protein codes for MSTILPSLFAFVAFGVSAILVHAAEPKPGNIAPMAKVTASSSRSEFPPPGVNDNRMDTQWSATREKETGEWLQFDWEAPQDICAVALYATGPWIQSLDVQIKREGAWISVGRSGSKEERMPEYVVVTCKPQHTNSLRFVFDGPGAAFHEVEIYHDPALAARIAADYVKTQVAVAGDLRGHLLGTVSRVDGSIAVRNADVTVTGKTPAGPWKETAKTGPNGDFEVPLPFAATGPIKVAVAKNDAKSEQEFDSGDVSTRLTPRTRDHRKNRVSLGGTWDFAVDPPQDFPANRQQIAWSPIKVPAHWAMEGFTAESGKAVYRKSFPAPAEWEGKRIKFRADAVYSRAQVWVNGKRIGGHEGGFTPFEFDITESVKPGAKNEVLVLVDARSMASEIDHASNYAYFELAGIWQPVEVFAVEPVNISHFGVNTDFDSSYRDAALAVETDVVNESANARAANVNMRLFDPQGKEVPVEGLAAPISLGPWERKTVSLKTTVKAPQPWNAEQPRLYKLVVELSGNAEPSAIAVEQLFGFREIEVQGRVLAINGKPVKYRGVNRLSAHPLMGRAIAPEIIRQDTELIKGANFNLIRNHIGPANPLVMDDADEFGLYVESEGPACWAERTNDLRYVTLYQGIFCEFVERDRNHPSVVDWSICNESNYPGRMFVATFHKVKSLDPSRTCSASYDNHTLDMNVYHHPISLKRIEETKNERKPVFFDEVLGVFHGWQDLALFEDIDPGMRDYWITGMPEIQRAINANENQVGANQWAWVDDTFLVPGKGIGHWHRSHPPIYYATPTYKMPQRGIVGDVIWGTVDGWRRPRPEHWLSKKLYSPVQIPEKPLAIPVPGEPIEIPLGSYNQFADLDQYVCRWELAGERGEARGHAPPLGKGLLKIAAKRAPRPDDILTLKFFDERDKMVDAYRLSFAPRAIPAFPNSGKPARIAEQTGTLDLEGTVAVRMLGPKMELSYERASGELYRALANRETILTLGPKLHVQKSKAPALEYPVGQRGKIGQAFGPEDVPGDSVWQFTGDERRTEGNQAVLRWNGKYGKDFSGGFEIRMDDAGDAEFRYEFTYNGPEMWVREIGLDFELPLDFDKLSWDRNAEYSYYPADHIGRPRGEAVAHPAVPQIVPPGDRPYALDDHPRGSNDFRGTKRNIYTAGLTNKAGQGVQVFSDGAQHVRATVGTHEIHFKVLDFYGGMSWTYHGGYHYGPGRLLKTGEVLKGTVRMKFLGDIAGGSK; via the coding sequence ATGTCAACAATACTGCCGTCGCTCTTCGCTTTTGTCGCCTTCGGCGTATCCGCAATACTCGTTCATGCCGCGGAACCCAAACCGGGGAATATCGCACCCATGGCGAAAGTTACGGCGTCCAGTTCGCGGTCGGAATTTCCGCCGCCGGGCGTCAACGACAACCGCATGGATACGCAGTGGAGCGCCACGCGGGAAAAGGAAACCGGCGAGTGGCTGCAATTCGATTGGGAAGCGCCGCAAGATATTTGTGCCGTGGCGCTTTATGCCACCGGCCCCTGGATTCAATCGCTCGACGTCCAGATAAAACGGGAAGGGGCATGGATTTCCGTGGGCCGCAGCGGCTCGAAGGAAGAGCGGATGCCGGAATATGTGGTAGTTACCTGCAAACCGCAGCACACGAATTCCCTGCGGTTCGTTTTCGACGGTCCCGGCGCGGCCTTTCATGAAGTCGAAATCTATCACGATCCCGCCCTCGCGGCGCGAATCGCGGCCGACTATGTGAAGACTCAGGTCGCCGTGGCGGGCGATCTCCGTGGGCATCTGTTGGGCACGGTTTCGCGAGTTGACGGAAGCATCGCGGTGCGCAATGCGGACGTAACGGTAACGGGCAAAACGCCGGCCGGTCCCTGGAAAGAAACCGCAAAGACCGGTCCCAACGGCGATTTTGAAGTCCCGCTTCCATTCGCGGCGACCGGACCTATCAAAGTGGCGGTTGCGAAGAACGATGCCAAGTCGGAGCAAGAGTTCGACAGCGGGGATGTTTCCACTCGGCTTACTCCGCGAACGCGGGACCACCGAAAAAATCGAGTTTCCCTCGGGGGGACCTGGGATTTCGCCGTCGATCCGCCGCAAGATTTCCCCGCAAACCGGCAACAAATTGCCTGGAGTCCCATCAAGGTTCCCGCACATTGGGCAATGGAAGGCTTTACCGCCGAGTCGGGCAAGGCGGTTTATCGCAAATCCTTCCCCGCGCCCGCCGAATGGGAAGGCAAGCGAATCAAGTTCCGCGCCGACGCCGTCTATAGCCGCGCGCAAGTCTGGGTCAACGGCAAGCGGATCGGCGGCCACGAAGGCGGATTCACCCCGTTCGAGTTCGACATCACCGAGAGCGTGAAACCCGGCGCGAAAAATGAAGTGCTCGTGTTGGTTGACGCCCGCTCGATGGCCAGCGAGATCGACCATGCCAGCAACTATGCCTATTTCGAATTGGCGGGCATTTGGCAGCCGGTCGAGGTCTTCGCGGTGGAGCCGGTGAATATCTCTCATTTCGGCGTGAATACGGATTTCGACTCGTCCTATCGCGATGCCGCGCTCGCGGTGGAAACCGACGTCGTGAACGAAAGCGCGAACGCACGCGCGGCCAACGTCAACATGCGCTTGTTCGATCCCCAAGGCAAAGAAGTGCCGGTCGAAGGGCTTGCGGCCCCCATTTCCCTCGGTCCTTGGGAACGCAAGACGGTCAGCCTGAAAACCACGGTCAAAGCGCCTCAACCCTGGAATGCCGAGCAGCCCCGGCTGTATAAATTGGTCGTTGAATTATCCGGAAACGCCGAACCTTCCGCAATCGCCGTCGAGCAGCTTTTCGGCTTCCGCGAAATCGAAGTCCAGGGCCGCGTACTCGCGATCAACGGCAAGCCGGTGAAGTACCGCGGCGTCAACCGGCTCAGCGCGCATCCGCTGATGGGCCGCGCGATCGCGCCCGAAATCATCCGCCAAGACACCGAACTGATCAAAGGCGCGAATTTCAACCTGATCCGCAACCACATCGGGCCGGCGAATCCGCTCGTGATGGACGACGCCGACGAGTTCGGGCTTTACGTCGAGAGCGAAGGCCCCGCCTGCTGGGCGGAACGCACCAACGACCTGCGCTACGTTACCCTCTATCAAGGCATCTTCTGCGAATTCGTCGAGCGCGACCGCAACCATCCCAGCGTCGTCGATTGGTCGATCTGCAACGAAAGCAATTATCCCGGACGGATGTTCGTCGCGACCTTCCACAAAGTGAAGTCGCTCGATCCGAGCCGAACTTGCAGCGCCTCGTACGACAACCACACGCTCGACATGAACGTCTATCACCACCCGATTTCGCTGAAGCGGATCGAAGAGACCAAAAACGAGCGGAAACCGGTGTTTTTCGACGAAGTGCTAGGCGTCTTCCACGGCTGGCAGGATCTCGCGCTCTTCGAGGATATCGACCCCGGCATGCGCGATTATTGGATCACGGGCATGCCGGAAATCCAGCGCGCGATCAATGCCAACGAGAACCAGGTCGGCGCGAATCAATGGGCCTGGGTGGACGATACGTTCCTCGTCCCCGGCAAGGGCATTGGCCACTGGCATCGCTCGCATCCGCCGATTTACTATGCCACGCCGACCTACAAAATGCCGCAGCGGGGCATCGTCGGCGATGTCATCTGGGGCACGGTCGATGGCTGGCGTCGCCCGCGGCCAGAGCATTGGCTCTCCAAAAAACTCTACTCGCCCGTGCAAATCCCCGAGAAACCGCTGGCCATTCCGGTCCCCGGCGAACCGATCGAAATCCCGCTGGGGAGCTATAACCAGTTTGCCGATTTGGATCAATACGTCTGCCGCTGGGAACTGGCGGGGGAACGGGGCGAAGCGCGCGGCCATGCACCGCCGCTGGGTAAAGGTTTGCTGAAAATCGCCGCAAAACGCGCGCCGCGGCCCGACGATATACTGACACTTAAATTCTTCGACGAGCGCGATAAAATGGTCGATGCCTACCGGCTTTCGTTCGCGCCGCGCGCAATACCCGCCTTCCCCAATTCCGGCAAGCCCGCGCGAATTGCGGAACAGACCGGGACCCTCGATCTGGAAGGCACCGTGGCCGTCCGCATGTTGGGTCCGAAAATGGAATTGTCGTACGAACGCGCAAGCGGCGAACTCTACCGCGCGCTGGCCAACCGCGAAACGATTTTGACCCTCGGCCCGAAGCTGCATGTGCAGAAGAGCAAAGCGCCAGCCTTGGAATATCCGGTCGGCCAACGGGGGAAAATCGGCCAGGCCTTTGGACCCGAGGACGTGCCCGGCGATTCGGTATGGCAATTCACCGGCGACGAGCGGCGGACGGAAGGCAACCAGGCCGTCCTCCGCTGGAACGGAAAATACGGCAAGGATTTCAGCGGCGGCTTCGAGATTCGCATGGACGACGCCGGCGACGCCGAATTCCGTTACGAGTTCACCTACAACGGTCCCGAAATGTGGGTCCGCGAGATCGGATTGGATTTCGAATTGCCGCTCGATTTCGACAAGTTAAGTTGGGATCGCAACGCGGAATACAGCTATTATCCGGCCGACCACATCGGCCGCCCGCGGGGCGAAGCGGTCGCCCATCCGGCGGTGCCGCAGATCGTTCCGCCCGGCGACCGGCCGTACGCGCTCGACGACCATCCGCGGGGCAGCAACGATTTTCGCGGCACGAAGCGAAACATTTACACCGCCGGCCTGACCAACAAAGCCGGGCAAGGCGTGCAGGTGTTCTCCGACGGCGCGCAGCACGTCCGCGCGACGGTGGGAACGCATGAAATCCATTTCAAGGTGCTCGACTTTTACGGCGGCATGTCGTGGACCTACCACGGCGGCTACCACTACGGCCCCGGACGGTTGCTCAAAACCGGCGAAGTCCTTAAAGGAACGGTCCGCATGAAGTTCCTCGGCGACATCGCCGGCGGTTCAAAGTAG
- a CDS encoding efflux RND transporter periplasmic adaptor subunit: protein MKTQFLQRLLPQKRRWWLLAALLATVAGLVIAFFCSPQIRQQVAAAFGTPKPAPSACDGHDHANEAPDAHAGEKPDAHAGEAPDAHAGEAPDAHAGEAPDAHAGEAPDAHAGEASNDHKHDEAAAVKLSTAAQENVGLRLATVELKPFERTMTVPAMVVERPGRSSIQVAAPLTGVVTRVWPLQGETVTPGQPLFDLRLTHEEVVEAQAEFLKTAEELDVVQREIDRLEKVAADGVVSGKTLLERKYEQQKLQAAQRSQRQRLLLHGLSAKQVDDILTKRTLLSELTISVPEQSSEAAKDTSASVLQVQELKVENGQHIKAGDPLCVLADHSELFIQGKAFEQDAPVLNKATDNQWRLAAVIDNNGHGRQTVADLRLLYVANKIEPDSRAFLFYVQLPNKLIRNQETDGHRFSAWKFKPGQRVELLVPVERWSDRIVLPVNAVVQDGPESYVFEKNDGHFDRRAVRVEYRDEYSVVLANDGTLTPGKQVIVSGSYQVHLAMKNKSGGAPDPHAGHNH from the coding sequence ATGAAAACTCAATTCCTTCAGCGGCTATTACCGCAGAAGCGGCGATGGTGGCTTCTGGCGGCTCTGTTAGCCACAGTGGCCGGACTGGTGATCGCTTTCTTTTGCTCCCCACAGATTAGACAACAAGTGGCGGCAGCCTTTGGCACACCGAAGCCAGCCCCATCGGCGTGTGATGGCCACGACCATGCCAATGAGGCTCCTGACGCCCATGCGGGGGAAAAGCCCGATGCACACGCTGGAGAAGCACCCGATGCGCACGCGGGAGAAGCACCCGATGCGCACGCGGGAGAAGCCCCAGACGCACACGCCGGGGAAGCCCCTGACGCACATGCAGGGGAGGCATCCAACGATCATAAGCACGATGAAGCCGCTGCCGTCAAGCTTAGCACGGCGGCACAAGAAAACGTCGGGCTGCGACTGGCAACCGTAGAATTAAAGCCGTTCGAGCGCACCATGACGGTTCCGGCGATGGTCGTCGAACGCCCCGGACGCTCCAGCATCCAAGTTGCCGCGCCTTTGACGGGCGTGGTCACGCGAGTTTGGCCGCTCCAGGGCGAGACTGTAACACCCGGCCAACCGCTGTTCGACCTCCGACTGACCCACGAAGAGGTTGTCGAAGCACAGGCAGAGTTCCTCAAGACTGCGGAAGAACTGGATGTAGTGCAACGGGAAATCGACCGATTGGAGAAGGTTGCCGCCGACGGAGTGGTATCGGGCAAGACCCTCTTGGAACGCAAGTACGAGCAGCAGAAGTTGCAAGCCGCGCAACGCTCGCAACGTCAACGACTTTTGTTGCATGGCCTCTCCGCAAAACAGGTGGATGACATCCTCACGAAGCGCACACTGTTAAGCGAGTTGACGATTTCCGTTCCCGAACAGTCGAGTGAAGCTGCAAAAGATACCTCCGCGAGTGTGCTTCAAGTCCAGGAATTGAAGGTCGAGAACGGCCAGCACATCAAGGCGGGCGATCCGTTATGCGTTCTCGCCGATCATTCCGAGTTGTTCATTCAGGGAAAGGCGTTCGAGCAGGATGCTCCCGTGCTCAATAAAGCCACCGATAACCAATGGCGACTCGCCGCCGTCATCGACAACAATGGTCATGGGCGTCAGACTGTGGCGGATTTGCGACTGCTTTACGTTGCCAACAAAATCGAGCCTGACTCCCGCGCCTTTTTGTTCTACGTGCAACTGCCAAACAAGTTGATCCGCAACCAAGAAACCGATGGACACCGTTTCTCCGCTTGGAAATTTAAGCCAGGCCAGCGGGTGGAACTTTTAGTTCCCGTGGAACGATGGTCTGACCGAATCGTGCTACCCGTAAATGCCGTGGTGCAAGATGGGCCGGAATCCTATGTGTTCGAGAAAAATGATGGCCATTTCGACCGCCGTGCCGTGCGCGTTGAATACCGCGATGAATACTCGGTCGTTCTTGCCAACGACGGGACGCTCACACCCGGCAAGCAAGTCATAGTTTCCGGTTCCTATCAGGTCCACTTAGCCATGAAGAACAAATCTGGTGGCGCACCCGACCCACACGCGGGCCACAATCACTAA
- a CDS encoding SDR family oxidoreductase, which yields MSFLQLENKNILIFGVANRKSVAWHASRVLAEAGAQCVYVVQNEELRANVKKLAASESVLVCNVEREDEIERLREELARRGEKFHGLLHSIAAADYSAGVKPFHETPKMAFLQAVDISCFSLIALCNALKDLLDSDASVVTVSISTTAMASESYGYMAPIKAALDSSLAFLAKSFSQFSRVRFNAVAPGLLKTSASAGIPGYVDAYLYAEQIIPRRKAVQTEEAANAAAFLLSPRSSGINAQRLVVDAGMAINYFDRKVVEKFLE from the coding sequence ATGTCCTTCCTGCAACTCGAAAACAAAAATATCCTGATCTTCGGCGTCGCCAACCGGAAGAGCGTGGCCTGGCACGCGAGCCGGGTACTGGCCGAAGCGGGAGCGCAGTGCGTCTATGTGGTGCAAAACGAGGAACTCCGCGCGAACGTGAAAAAACTCGCCGCCAGCGAGTCGGTCCTCGTCTGCAACGTCGAGCGCGAAGACGAAATCGAGCGGCTCCGCGAAGAACTCGCAAGGCGCGGCGAGAAGTTCCACGGGCTGCTGCATTCCATCGCAGCGGCCGACTATTCCGCGGGCGTGAAACCGTTCCACGAGACGCCCAAAATGGCCTTTTTGCAGGCGGTCGATATTTCCTGCTTTTCCCTGATCGCCCTCTGCAACGCCCTGAAAGACCTGCTCGACTCGGACGCTTCGGTCGTTACGGTTTCGATCTCCACCACCGCGATGGCCAGCGAAAGCTACGGCTACATGGCGCCGATCAAGGCCGCGCTCGATTCGTCGCTCGCGTTCCTCGCCAAATCGTTCAGCCAGTTTTCGCGCGTCCGCTTCAACGCCGTCGCGCCGGGCCTGCTCAAGACTTCCGCTTCGGCGGGCATTCCCGGCTATGTCGATGCCTACCTCTACGCCGAGCAGATCATTCCCCGCCGAAAAGCCGTCCAAACCGAAGAAGCCGCCAACGCCGCTGCCTTCCTCCTCAGCCCCCGTTCCAGCGGCATCAACGCCCAACGACTCGTCGTCGATGCCGGCATGGCCATCAATTATTTCGACCGCAAAGTGGTGGAAAAGTTTTTGGAGTAA
- a CDS encoding ISL3 family transposase — protein sequence MSTSMLYHMMGIRGYRYVSTKYENGGATVTIAQERKTCRCPHCDSANVILKGGVWRQFRGIPIGRKPVWIRFRVPRVECRDCGTLRQAALGFAEPRVTYIRAFERYVLDLADCMTIQDVAEHLDVSWDVVKEIVKANLKRNFAKPRLKDLRQIAIDEISIGAGHRYLTIVLDLVSGAVVHVGRGKGGDSLTDFWKRLRSSGAKIEAVGMDMSPAFIAAVTTNLPQAKIVFDRFHVMKLLNDKLSDLRRALYRDIKNNLGREVLKGARWLLLKRPANLDPKHNEKKRLEDALRLNAPLATAYYLKEELYEFWELEDYEEAETFLLQWIESAEATKIRQLVTFAQTLRTYHSGLLNYYDYPISSGPLEDTNNKIKTMKRQAYGYRDQEFFQLKIYALHKARYALVG from the coding sequence ATGTCCACGAGTATGTTGTATCACATGATGGGTATCCGCGGCTATAGGTACGTGAGCACGAAATATGAAAACGGCGGTGCAACGGTTACGATTGCCCAAGAGCGAAAAACTTGCCGCTGTCCGCATTGCGATTCGGCGAACGTCATCCTCAAGGGCGGGGTATGGCGGCAGTTCCGCGGGATTCCGATCGGAAGAAAGCCGGTCTGGATTCGCTTCCGCGTGCCGCGCGTGGAATGCCGCGATTGCGGGACGTTGCGGCAGGCGGCCCTCGGCTTTGCCGAGCCGCGGGTGACCTACATCCGAGCCTTCGAACGCTACGTCCTGGATTTGGCGGATTGCATGACGATTCAAGACGTGGCCGAGCATCTCGACGTGAGTTGGGACGTGGTCAAGGAGATCGTCAAAGCGAACCTCAAGCGGAACTTCGCCAAGCCGCGGTTGAAGGACTTGCGACAGATCGCCATCGACGAGATTTCGATCGGCGCAGGCCATCGCTACCTGACGATCGTGCTGGACTTGGTCAGCGGGGCCGTGGTGCATGTCGGCCGCGGAAAAGGGGGCGATTCCCTGACGGATTTTTGGAAACGATTGCGTTCGAGCGGAGCGAAGATCGAGGCCGTAGGCATGGACATGTCGCCCGCCTTTATTGCGGCGGTGACGACCAATCTGCCCCAAGCGAAGATCGTTTTCGACCGTTTTCACGTGATGAAACTGCTGAACGACAAGCTCTCCGACCTGCGGCGGGCGTTGTACCGCGACATCAAGAACAACCTGGGCCGAGAAGTCCTCAAGGGGGCTCGTTGGCTGCTGTTGAAGCGACCGGCGAACCTCGATCCGAAACATAATGAAAAGAAGCGATTGGAGGATGCCTTGCGATTGAACGCGCCGCTGGCGACGGCCTACTACCTCAAGGAAGAATTGTACGAATTCTGGGAGCTGGAGGATTATGAAGAAGCCGAGACGTTCTTGCTTCAGTGGATCGAAAGCGCCGAAGCCACGAAGATCCGTCAGTTGGTCACCTTCGCCCAAACACTTCGCACGTATCATTCCGGCCTCCTGAACTATTACGATTACCCCATTTCCAGCGGTCCTCTGGAAGACACCAATAACAAAATCAAAACCATGAAACGCCAAGCCTACGGATACCGAGATCAAGAGTTTTTCCAACTCAAAATCTACGCCCTCCATAAGGCTAGGTACGCTTTAGTCGGATGA